Proteins encoded within one genomic window of Gloeobacter kilaueensis JS1:
- a CDS encoding DUF445 domain-containing protein, producing the protein MALTILHYILPPIVGAAIGFTSDTLAIKMLFRPYKPKYIFGRKIPLTPGLFPKGQERFARKVAQMLTDKLLTPEEVQRIAQRLLTPERLEEGVRFALLYALGEYSDGRKRARLAVALGNVLKEVFSESLPRWIDTLSRSPASTRLFEQLFDQVALSLRINEEQAARLALWIEQNVFTPDRLRLALVNLLTNQTIDALDKEARERSQGGLWIVANVVGIKGPLSRFKAFLVEQPQAADELLTRFLAEAGVRGRLTGALTGLSVQTLSLATVQDLRRQFVESLTSGLSAQGPLLSQRLGESIDWNRSAAEVLDRIVTSEKTLVWIDKLAEGSSRMLDRYLSRELEPLVMKFLPALGLEQMVITKICNTSAQELEAAIQQVAKNELKAIPYVGMFLGFCVGMFEVFLITFVIPIG; encoded by the coding sequence TTGGCGCTTACGATCTTGCATTACATTTTGCCGCCCATCGTTGGCGCTGCAATTGGCTTTACCTCCGACACCCTCGCGATAAAGATGCTCTTTCGGCCTTATAAGCCGAAGTATATTTTTGGCCGCAAGATTCCGCTGACGCCGGGGCTTTTTCCAAAGGGGCAGGAGCGCTTTGCCCGCAAGGTGGCCCAGATGCTCACCGACAAGCTGCTCACCCCCGAGGAGGTGCAGCGCATCGCCCAGCGCCTGCTCACCCCGGAGCGGCTCGAAGAAGGGGTGCGCTTTGCCCTGCTCTACGCCCTGGGCGAATACAGCGATGGCCGCAAGCGGGCGCGGCTCGCGGTGGCACTGGGCAACGTGCTCAAAGAGGTCTTCAGCGAATCGCTGCCGCGCTGGATCGACACCCTCAGCCGCTCGCCGGCTTCTACCCGCCTTTTTGAGCAACTATTCGATCAGGTGGCCCTGTCGCTGCGGATCAACGAAGAACAGGCCGCCCGGCTCGCCCTCTGGATCGAGCAGAACGTCTTTACCCCCGATCGCCTGCGCCTGGCCCTTGTCAACCTGCTCACCAACCAGACGATCGACGCCCTCGACAAGGAGGCGCGCGAGCGCAGCCAGGGCGGACTGTGGATCGTCGCAAACGTCGTTGGCATCAAAGGACCGCTCTCGCGCTTCAAGGCGTTTTTAGTCGAGCAGCCCCAGGCCGCCGACGAGTTGCTCACCCGCTTTCTGGCCGAAGCTGGGGTGCGCGGGCGACTTACCGGAGCACTGACGGGCCTCAGCGTCCAGACGCTTTCGCTCGCTACCGTTCAGGATCTGAGACGTCAGTTCGTCGAGAGTTTGACCAGTGGCCTCAGCGCCCAGGGACCGCTGCTCAGCCAGCGGCTGGGCGAATCGATCGACTGGAACCGCTCCGCTGCCGAAGTGCTCGATCGAATCGTCACCTCCGAGAAGACCCTCGTCTGGATCGACAAGCTGGCTGAGGGCAGCAGCCGGATGCTCGATCGCTACTTGAGCCGCGAACTGGAACCGCTGGTGATGAAATTTTTGCCTGCCCTCGGCCTGGAGCAGATGGTGATCACAAAGATCTGCAATACCTCCGCCCAGGAGCTGGAGGCGGCGATCCAGCAGGTGGCCAAAAACGAGTTGAAGGCCATCCCCTACGTCGGCATGTTTCTGGGCTTTTGCGTCGGCATGTTCGAGGTGTTTCTCATCACCTTCGTCATTCCCATCGGCTGA